DNA from Agathobaculum sp. NTUH-O15-33:
AACAGCCGGTCGTCGATACAGCGGGCGTGCTGGACGCCGTAGGGCGCTAGCTCCAGTTCTTCGGCGCAGGTATCCATCTCAAGCCCGTAACGGTGCGCGATCTGAACAAGCTCCTTGGCAAGCGCCCGCTGTTCGGCGGGCGGAAAGGCCCGTAAGCGCAGCCCGGCCATGTTTTTCGCCGTGTTCCGGTATTGGTCAAGGAAACTAATGGTGCATTTTCGCGTGTAGGGATGCAGCCGCGCGGCAAACTCTGCAAAGCGGCGCAGGTGATAGGCGGGGGTATAGGCTTCGCTCAAGAAAATGGGGTCATACCGCCAGACGACCCGGTCGGGCCCGATCGTTTGGGCAAGCCGCTGAAAAGCGGGAATCAGGCAAGCATCCTTGTCGGGGATTTGCGGCTCAACATCCGGCCCGTAGGCGGTCAGCGTAAACTGAAAATAGTACATGTAATCGTGCAGCAAGGGCAGCGCATCGAGCATGGGCAGCGGATTTTTCGTCCAGAACACAATGGCGTCCACCACGTCGGGACGCAGGCTGACCCGGCTGATCTGGTGCGGATTCACCGGGTTCCGCGTCAAAACGTAACCAGCCTCAAGCCGGTTGAAAAACCATTTTGCATAATACGCCGGTATGTCGGTGCGGCGGCTCGCGCTGATGATCATGAAGTCCTCTTTCTGTATGGAAAAGCGTGAAGGAGAGAACGAAGGCCGTGTTGGCGCTGGAACGCTCTCCAGAAAATAAAAAAGAAACACCCGGAGGCGTTTCTTTTTTTATGGTGGAGTTGAGGGGGCTCGAACCCATGACCTCTCGCGTGTGAGGCGAACGCTCTGACCAGCTGAGCTACAACTCCGTGCAACAACATTACTATAACAGAATTGCACGGAATTTGCAAGTGCTTTTTTCCAAAAGGCCTTACTGCCGGTCGAGCCGGGAGAGCAATGTGACGATCAGCGCGATCACGATCAGCACGGTGAAAATACCCGCCATGCCCTGCCAAAGCAGGGTGAGGGCCATACCCATATCCGCATTCATTTGGATTTACGCTCCCTTCCTTACATGAAGAACCCGAGGATGACGCCGCCGGCGACGACCGAGGCGATCTGCCCCGCGACGTTCGCGCCCACCGCGTGCATCAGCAGGTGGTTCTGGTGGTCGGCCTCCACGCCGAGTTTTTCGATCACGCGCGCTGACATGGGAAAGGCCGAAATGCCTGCCGCGCCGACCATGGGATTGACCTTGTTCTTGCAAAACAGATTGAGCAGCTTAGCGAACAGCACGCCGCCCACGGAATCGAGTACAAAGGCAAACAGGCCGAGGCAAAGGATGAGCAGCGTTTCTTTGGTGACAAACTGCTCGGCCCGCATCGAGAACGAAATGGTAATGCCGAGCAGCAGCGTGACGAGATTGGCCAGCTCGTGCTGCGCGGTTTCGGATAAGTTATTGAGCACGCCGCATTCGCGGATAAGGTTGCCGAACATCAAAAAGCCGACGAGCGAGACCGACGCGGGCGCGACGATACCGGCGACAAACGATACGACGATGGGAAAGAGGATGCGCGTGCGGCGGCTGACCTGACCGGGCGAATAGGGCATGCGCATGGCCCGCTCCTTTTTCGTCGTGACTAGCTTGATGGCAAAGGGCTGAATAATCGGCACCAGCGCCATGTAAGAATAGGCCGCGACGGCGATTGCGCCCACATAGCGCGATTTCAGCACCTGCGATACCAGAATGGAGGTCGGCCCGTCCGCCGCGCCGATAATGCCGATCGAGGCGGCATCCCGGATATCGAACTGAAGTGCGGTGGCGAGGATGATGGTCAGAAAAATACCGAGCTGCGCCGCCGCGCCGAACAGAAACATTTTGGGGTTCGACAGAAGCGGTCCAAAATCGATCATCGCACCGATGCCGATGAACAGCAGCAGCGGAAACGCCTCGGAAATTTCAATGCCGTTTTCAAACAGCCACTGAATGATGCCGTGCGTCTGCCCGACGCCCTGCGTGACCTGATCGAGCACGCCGGAGGCCGGCAGGTTGACCAAGATCGCGCCGAAGCCCATGGGCAGCAGCAGCGCGGGTTCGTATTGCTTGCCAATGGCAAGGTAGATCAGGATACCGCCCACTACGTACATTACCGCTTGCTGCCATGTGATCGCAAGCAGGCCTTCCCATAAAAACGACATGCGGTTAACCCCCTTAAAGTGTATGTTTCCATTCTTGCCCTGTTCGCGCGGAGTAATCCATAGATTGTAAAAAAACGGCCGTTTCGATAAAAAAAGACCTGCGTTTCCCTAAACGGAAAACGCAGGTCTGGTCGTTTGATGCAAAGCCAGAACGCGATCAAGCCGCGTCCATGCTTGTTGACTTCGCCGCGCGGCGGACCGCGCCGACTACTCCCCTTTGTTTATGGCCGTATCGTACCATGTTTGGCAGCGGTTTGTCAAGTAAAATGTTTTATTTTGGTGTACGTTTTTCCAGCAGCTCGCGGTAATCCTGCACATGCTGCGGTCGGTAATAATAATAGCCTTGCGCCGCGCGGATGCCGGCGCTCCGCGCCAAATCGATCTGCTCCTTTGTTTCCACACCTTCGATGATGGTCGGAATGCCGAGCTGGTCCGCCATAAAGACAAATGAGGTGAGTAGCTGGCCGACGCGGCGTGTTGTCCGGGAACGCTTGGCGATCGAGCGAAGATCGATCTTGAGCGCGCTGATATCGATGCCGCTGAGCACATTGAAGGTGGAAAAGGCGCTGCCGAAATCGTCCAGCAGGATATCGAACCCGCGTTCGCGCAGCGTGCCCACGGTGCGCAGCATGGCCTCGATATCGGGCGTGGAGCCGCTTTCGGTGATTTCAAGGCGAAACAGGGAGAGCGGGATGCGATAGCGGCGGATCAGATCGGATAGCGTATCGAGCAGCTCGGGCCGCTGAATGTCGACGCGTGACAGGTTGACGGATATGGGGAGAACCTCGTAGCCGTCATCGATCTCGCGGCGCAGCTCGCGGCAGGTCTCCTCCCAAACAAAGCAGTCGAGCTTAAAGATGAAGCTGGATTTTTCAAACACGGGCACGAATTCGGAAGGCGGGATAATGCCGCGCTCCGGATGCCGCCAGCGGGCTAACGCTTCGCCGCCCATCACCCGGCCGGTTTCCATATCGCATTTTGGCTGAATGACGATGAAAAACTGCCCTTCCCGCAAGGCCGCGCCCATTTCGCCCACGATAAACTGTTCGCGCAGCACGCCGGCGCGAATCGCATCGCTGTAATACACGCTGCTGTCCAGATAATTTCCTTTGGTGGTCTGCATGGCCATATTGGCGCGGTCAATCATCAGGTCGACGGAAAGGGTGGGATCGGTCACCTCGTACAGGCCGAACCCCACGCGCACTTCATAGTCGGGAAAGTACGGGCCGATCGTGTGGCGGATATATTCGATGATCCCGGTGATGTTTTCCTCGGTGTTTTCGCAGCAGCACGCAAAAATATCCGCGCGGATGCGGCCGAACACGGCCTTGCCTTTGATGTGCCCATGGGTCAGCTCTCGGCTGGTATGCGCCATGCGGCGCAGCAAAGCGTCGCCCTGTTCTATGCCGAACAGATCGTTGACAACCTTAAAACGCTCGATATTGGTCCGGATGATGACATACTGACGCTCGGTATCCTTGGTAATCAGTTCGTGCGCGTGAACGGAAAAACCGTGCTGGTTGTAAATGCCGGTCTGCGGATCGTACTCGCTCAAATATTGCAAGCGGTTGTACATTAAAAGCTCCTGCTCGGCGTCAAGCAGGATGGCGGTGCATAAAAATGTTTGTGCGCTCCTGCGGGTAATGTGCAGCAGCAGGCGGAATAAGTGGTAGCCGCTGTCGCGCAACCGAAGCCGCGCGTAAAAGTCGGCCGAATCCTTTTCGGCCAGCGAACGGATTTGCCGCCGCAGATCGGCCAGATCGTCCGGATGGGTTACATCGTCCTCGCAAAGAACGGTGAGCAGATCGCGGCCGGCGTAATTGCCGTAAAGCAGATCGCCCGGCTCGGAGGAATAGGTGCGCACTCCGGTTTCCGCATCATATTCAGCAAACAGAAGCGCCGCTTGCATACAGTTTTCGCGTAAATAGCTATACTGCTCCATGATACTTTGATCCTGTCCCACAGTGCTCAACACCCTTCGTCATTTATCTACAGAAAAGCTCTTATATTAAGTGTATGAGCGTGGCTGCAATAATGCAAGAGTTTTTTTATGGCTTTGCCAAAATAATTGTTAAAATTCAACAGTTTACTGTAAGGCGCGCCGCGCGCCGCCGAACGGACGGCCTGCGGGCGTATATATGCTGCCGCGAAGCGCCGGTACGCAAGCGGTAAACCGCGTTATAAAATCATGCTACGGCGGTAGAAAAACGTCGTCAAGTCATATTTTGTTTACACTTTCTCTCGTTGACAGGGTACTTGATTTGCGGTATGCTTTTATTAATAAGGATCATCATGCTCTTACCAGAAAACGGAGGCAATTCCATGCGAAAATCGACTGCTTTTGCGTTTGCGCTTTGCGGCACGCTGCTTTTGGTGCTGCTGTTCGTTGGCGCGCGTATGCTGTATATCGGACACCACTCCCAGTCCTTTGAGAAAATCGCGGGCAAGGGGGAACAATTTCAGCTCACGCTGATGGAAAACGACACGCTGATCGCCGAATTGACGGACAGCGCACAGATTGCCGCCGTGACCGATCTGCTGAAAGGCTATACTTACACCGAATACCCGCACTTTTTCCACCCGCGCGATAACGAGCTTTCCGCCAACCGGCTGACCGTTCTGTTTGAAAACGGGCATTCGATCAGCGTCAACGCCGACGGTTATATTTTTGTTAACGACAAGCTGCGTGATGTGGAGGGCGGCAGAGGCAAGGAATTTTATCATCTGCTTTATATCACGTTCTACCCCAATGCGGAGTAAAACGCAAAACGGAGGCTGTTTATGAAAAAACTATTTACGCTTCTGCTCGCGCTGCTGTTTGCGGTCGCGCCGCTCACGGGCTGCGGGGCGGACAGCGTGCCGCCTGCCGCGGACGGCGGAAGCGGCGTTAACACCGGGCTGGATGAAACGGCGGACGAGCCCGCCGCGCAGCCGCCGGCGGACGAAACGCCCGCCCTGCCTTGGGACGAGGCGGATTACCCCGCCGTTACCGGGACCGAGACCATTGTGCGCGGCGAAACCGCGATCGACGAGGAGGGCTGGTACTCCGGTAAGGAGGAGGTCACCCTTTACCTGCTGACCTATGGCCAGCTGCCGCAGAACTTTATCACCAAAAAGGACGCCAAGGAGCTTGGCTGGCCGGGCGGTTCGCTCGAGCCGTACGCGCCGGGCATGTCGATCGGCGGAGACCGCTTCGGCAATTATGAAGGCGCGCTGCCCGAAGCGGACGGCCGGCACTACACGGAATGCGATATCGACACGCAGGGCGCGGAAAAACGCGGCGCCAAGCGCATGATATTTTCAAACGATGGGCTGATCTTCTATACGGAGGATCATTATAAAACGTTTACGCTGTTAATGGGGGAGGTATGAGCCATGCGGGAACTGCTGCTCGACGCGGAACAGATCCACACGCGCCAGCATTTACATGATGCCTTTGCCGGTTTGCTTGGTCTAGGGGAAAGCTATGGCCGCAATCTGGACGCGCTGTACGACGAGTTGACCGTTTGTCCGCGCACCCGGCTGACTCTGCGCCATGCGGAGTCGTTCATCGCAAATCTGGGCAATTACGGCGAACTGGTGCTTCGCGTTTTGGCCGACGCGGCAGTGGAAAACCCGGATTTTGTGTTGGAAATCGCCTAAAAAGCCTATAAAGACCGTTCCGCTGGATTGTGTTTCCGCGAAACGGTCTTTTTGTTGTATTCTAATTTGATTCAGCGCTATATATCGGTTTCAAAATTGTCGGTCAGCTTGCAATGTAGGGTCGCTCCAGCTTTCATTCCTAAGCTGAAATAGATTTCCTGAATAACAACTATGTAAGCGTTTATATGAGAAATAATTTCGTCTGTCTCATCCTTGCCGTATTTTTCGGTCAGAAGTTCTTCAAGTGTTGAAAACGCACTGGCTTCTCTTTCTTGGAAGCTGTCATTGTCAATAATCGTCTTGTTACTGCCCTCGCGGATATAAGCTCCTATTGTTTGCAGATTAAGCCGTCGCTTTATAGCGGATAAATAGCTTTCTGAGTAACCGCGCTGCCTATTTGCTTCTTCTCGGTGCTTTTCCCATTCGTTCATTGTAATTTCCCTTTCGCTAGATCAATGAGTTAAAAATGAATTGTACGTTTATCCCTAATAATTCATAAAAAATTTACACCTCCTTGAATTTGCTTTAAAACAAATAATATTTGTATTTATACGAATATTATACGGCTTATGACGAATGGTGTCAATGCATTGTTTAGGTATTGCCGAATGATGTTCGTATTTTGTTTGAAATTCTTCGTTAATAAACGTATAATTAAGAAAATGAGGTGATAAATTGTCTGCTGCAAAGAAGATAAAAATACTTTTAATTGAACGTGAAATGACACTTACGGATTTGTCTAGGCTGCTAAATAAAAGTCTTTCAACAATGAGTGGGAAAATGGCCCGTGATAATTTTTCCGAAAAAGACTTAAAGCAAATCGCTGATATACTGAATTATAACTATGAGGCGGTATTCACGGATAGGGAAACCGGAAAACAGATATAAACAGTTTGGATTTTAAAAGGACAAGACAGGCGGTATTGTGCCTGTCTTGTCCTTTTTTGTTATATCTGATTTCTCTTTGCGCTGGGAGAAAATGCGGCATGCTTTTTGTTTTAATTCGCGGCGGGGGATAGCGTGCCGACCGATTCGCCTTCGGCGAGCGTGGTCTCCACCAGAATGCGGTCGGGCTGCGGCTCGGAGCCTTGGATGAAGCTGACCAGCAGCCGGACGCAGACCTCGGCCTGCGCTTCACAGCGTACGTCGACCGAGGTGATCGAGGGCATGGCCATTTTGCCGATCATGCTGTTGTCGAAACCGACGAGGGCGACGTCGCCGGGCACGGATAGTCCCTGCTCGTGCAGCGCCTTGGCGGCTACCATGGCAAGATTGTCGTTGGCGCAGATAAAAGCTTCGGGCAAGCGCTTTTTGGAAAGCAGCGCGCGCTGTAAATTGTCGAAGCTGTATACGTTCTCCAGATCCAGATCGAGGATGAGGCTTTCGGGATCGCTATCCAGTCCAAACGCCTGTATGGCGCCCGTGTAGCCCTGATAGCGTTCCATGTAGCCGGTGGAATACTGCGGCGGGCCGATAAAGCCGATCCGGCGGTAGCCGCGCTCGAACAGATAACGGACCGCTTGGTGTGCGCCTTCCAGATTGTCCTCGATCACCGTACACACGGACAGGTCGTGGTAGCGCGTGCCGGTGGCCACCACGGGGATGCCGCAGGCCGCCACGTTGGCGACGATGCGTTCCTCCATATCGCCCAGAATGATAACGCCGGCAATAGAATTGGATTCAAATTTACGGCGCAGCTCATCGGGATCGACGTCGCAGTTAGCGCCCTTGAAAACCATCATATTATAATTGTAATCATGGGCAATGTTGAGGATATACTGGTGAAAGCTCATGTAAAAGTAAGAGTCACGCAGCCGTTCCCCGGTCGAGATCAGGCCGATATTATGAAGCTCCGTCCTGCTCTTCTGGTCGTAGTAGCCGAGTTCCTCCGCGATGCGCAAAATGGTTTCGCGCGTTTCCTGCTTAACGCTGGGCATATCGCGCAGGGCGAGGGACACGGTGTTTACCGACACACCGGCTCGCTGGGCGATATCCTTTAACGTGACTTTCATCTGTTTTCCTCCAAACCGCATAAGGGGGCGGCGGGTGCGGCTAAAACCGGTTCGCGCCTTCATATGCCGGATACAGCATGGCTATATCCTATCCTAATATTATTAGTGTATGTTATTTCTTGCGCGTATGCAATGATAAAATTCAAAAATCAGCATATTCACATGAAACTCCCGCCCTATTTTCGCGATTCTCGTGTAAAATCATAAGAACGCCGCCCGGAAATGATTTTTCCGGGCGGCGCAGCGTGTCAAAGAACTCCCTCGCGCCGCAGCGCGCATAAAATAGAATTTTGCCGTTTGCGGCAAAATTCATAAAAACCGGGAGCATGTATCTCGGTTTTTATACAAACCGGCTTCAAGTGTGCCTGTAAGGCGCGCGCAGAAGCCGGAATTTTCGATCGAAATGGGGCTTTGTTTCGATCGACAGACTGTCAAAACTTGTTTTTTGACAGTCTGTGCGCCGCCCGGAAATGATTTTTCCGGGCGGCGCTTTGTTTGATAAAACAGCTTTGCGTAAAAAGGATCAGGATTCGCGCTTGACGCCGGACTGGGCCATCTTATCGTTGACATCCGCGTAGAACGAGTCCACGTTCGAGGAATCGACGACCAGCACGTCTACCGCTTGATTTTTTTCCACGCTCTTGCCTTCTAGGATTTCTACGGCGTTCTTGACGCCCTGATAGCCCTCTTCGATCGGCTGCTGGGCCAGAGAAGCGGTCAGCTCGCCCGCCTGAATAGAGTCGAGCGCGCCGAAGGAACCGTCAAAGCCCATGACGATGGTCTGGCTTTCCAGCCGCGCGCCCTTGACCGCTTCGGTCGCGCCGAGCGCCATCTCGTCGTTCGTGCAGTAGAAGGCCTTGATATCAGGGGTGGACTGAATGATATTTTCCGCAACGTTCATGCCCTTGCCGCGGTCGGAATCGGCGGGCTGCACGGATACGACCTCCAGCCCGGCGGCCTCCATGGCCTCCTGCGCGCCGCTGACGCGGTCGTCATGCACGGTTTGGCCGACCGTGCCGCGGATGATGGCGACCTTGTCGCCCTTTTGCAGTTTGGATGCGATGTACTCGCCCGCGGTCTTGCCCGCGGCCACGTTGCCCGTGCCGACAAAGCATTCGTACAGGGAATCGTCCTCCGTATTCAGCTTGGTATCGATCAGAACGAGCGGGATCCCCTTGCTCTTGACGGTCTCCGCGGCGGATACCAGCGCGGTCGGCTCGTTCGCCGCCAGCACGATCGCGGCGGCCTTGTTATTGCACGCGTCCTCCACCATGTTGATCTGGGCGGCGGAATCGGTCTCCGCGTTCGGCCCCACCACGTTGATGTTGTAGCCCAATTCTTTGCCCGCGATCTTCGCGCCCGCTTCGACCATGTGCCAGTAATCGCTA
Protein-coding regions in this window:
- a CDS encoding DUF1848 domain-containing protein — encoded protein: MIISASRRTDIPAYYAKWFFNRLEAGYVLTRNPVNPHQISRVSLRPDVVDAIVFWTKNPLPMLDALPLLHDYMYYFQFTLTAYGPDVEPQIPDKDACLIPAFQRLAQTIGPDRVVWRYDPIFLSEAYTPAYHLRRFAEFAARLHPYTRKCTISFLDQYRNTAKNMAGLRLRAFPPAEQRALAKELVQIAHRYGLEMDTCAEELELAPYGVQHARCIDDRLLTRLLHCPLAITKDKNQRLACGCVESIDIGAYHTCPGGCRYCYANDGPGAALCNAAAHDPSSPLLFGAPGPDDRITEREMRSYRVDQLQFDL
- a CDS encoding OadG-related small transporter subunit yields the protein MNADMGMALTLLWQGMAGIFTVLIVIALIVTLLSRLDRQ
- a CDS encoding sodium ion-translocating decarboxylase subunit beta, producing the protein MSFLWEGLLAITWQQAVMYVVGGILIYLAIGKQYEPALLLPMGFGAILVNLPASGVLDQVTQGVGQTHGIIQWLFENGIEISEAFPLLLFIGIGAMIDFGPLLSNPKMFLFGAAAQLGIFLTIILATALQFDIRDAASIGIIGAADGPTSILVSQVLKSRYVGAIAVAAYSYMALVPIIQPFAIKLVTTKKERAMRMPYSPGQVSRRTRILFPIVVSFVAGIVAPASVSLVGFLMFGNLIRECGVLNNLSETAQHELANLVTLLLGITISFSMRAEQFVTKETLLILCLGLFAFVLDSVGGVLFAKLLNLFCKNKVNPMVGAAGISAFPMSARVIEKLGVEADHQNHLLMHAVGANVAGQIASVVAGGVILGFFM
- a CDS encoding GGDEF domain-containing phosphodiesterase, with the protein product MEQYSYLRENCMQAALLFAEYDAETGVRTYSSEPGDLLYGNYAGRDLLTVLCEDDVTHPDDLADLRRQIRSLAEKDSADFYARLRLRDSGYHLFRLLLHITRRSAQTFLCTAILLDAEQELLMYNRLQYLSEYDPQTGIYNQHGFSVHAHELITKDTERQYVIIRTNIERFKVVNDLFGIEQGDALLRRMAHTSRELTHGHIKGKAVFGRIRADIFACCCENTEENITGIIEYIRHTIGPYFPDYEVRVGFGLYEVTDPTLSVDLMIDRANMAMQTTKGNYLDSSVYYSDAIRAGVLREQFIVGEMGAALREGQFFIVIQPKCDMETGRVMGGEALARWRHPERGIIPPSEFVPVFEKSSFIFKLDCFVWEETCRELRREIDDGYEVLPISVNLSRVDIQRPELLDTLSDLIRRYRIPLSLFRLEITESGSTPDIEAMLRTVGTLRERGFDILLDDFGSAFSTFNVLSGIDISALKIDLRSIAKRSRTTRRVGQLLTSFVFMADQLGIPTIIEGVETKEQIDLARSAGIRAAQGYYYYRPQHVQDYRELLEKRTPK
- a CDS encoding ribonuclease domain-containing protein → MKKLFTLLLALLFAVAPLTGCGADSVPPAADGGSGVNTGLDETADEPAAQPPADETPALPWDEADYPAVTGTETIVRGETAIDEEGWYSGKEEVTLYLLTYGQLPQNFITKKDAKELGWPGGSLEPYAPGMSIGGDRFGNYEGALPEADGRHYTECDIDTQGAEKRGAKRMIFSNDGLIFYTEDHYKTFTLLMGEV
- a CDS encoding barstar family protein is translated as MRELLLDAEQIHTRQHLHDAFAGLLGLGESYGRNLDALYDELTVCPRTRLTLRHAESFIANLGNYGELVLRVLADAAVENPDFVLEIA
- a CDS encoding helix-turn-helix domain-containing protein, coding for MSAAKKIKILLIEREMTLTDLSRLLNKSLSTMSGKMARDNFSEKDLKQIADILNYNYEAVFTDRETGKQI
- a CDS encoding LacI family DNA-binding transcriptional regulator, encoding MKVTLKDIAQRAGVSVNTVSLALRDMPSVKQETRETILRIAEELGYYDQKSRTELHNIGLISTGERLRDSYFYMSFHQYILNIAHDYNYNMMVFKGANCDVDPDELRRKFESNSIAGVIILGDMEERIVANVAACGIPVVATGTRYHDLSVCTVIEDNLEGAHQAVRYLFERGYRRIGFIGPPQYSTGYMERYQGYTGAIQAFGLDSDPESLILDLDLENVYSFDNLQRALLSKKRLPEAFICANDNLAMVAAKALHEQGLSVPGDVALVGFDNSMIGKMAMPSITSVDVRCEAQAEVCVRLLVSFIQGSEPQPDRILVETTLAEGESVGTLSPAAN
- a CDS encoding sugar ABC transporter substrate-binding protein, with the translated sequence MKTMKKHLALAMSGVLLAGVLAGCGGGSDTPAPTDTADPAAPEASGGGKDISVIVMALNSDYWHMVEAGAKIAGKELGYNINVVGPNAETDSAAQINMVEDACNNKAAAIVLAANEPTALVSAAETVKSKGIPLVLIDTKLNTEDDSLYECFVGTGNVAAGKTAGEYIASKLQKGDKVAIIRGTVGQTVHDDRVSGAQEAMEAAGLEVVSVQPADSDRGKGMNVAENIIQSTPDIKAFYCTNDEMALGATEAVKGARLESQTIVMGFDGSFGALDSIQAGELTASLAQQPIEEGYQGVKNAVEILEGKSVEKNQAVDVLVVDSSNVDSFYADVNDKMAQSGVKRES